In Vibrio alfacsensis, the following proteins share a genomic window:
- a CDS encoding MalM family protein, which translates to MKKWLAPVLLGMLATGCTSVEQVDMSPKGQQQVITQSGDIQWVPVDVPVVTEFALTDKSQMLLDGNSAGAIAAFALPGNRGSLDIKLETFVNKNLEFYAPNVVVMNTAGETIYQADFSKFEYVPAKLLDNDKFVLEMNVIPDMTGNELHLLVYTTSDDLKGSSEVLHPAKAFALANHTQPPDIADPQAKHSPLGQFRFSVSANDIVNTKIVAKNDNIPQGTDLTSYYHSSIKAAVAANDIPKALTLLDEAKELGIKGAQEVFVKAVNTK; encoded by the coding sequence ATGAAAAAATGGCTTGCTCCCGTGCTGTTGGGAATGTTGGCTACAGGATGTACTTCTGTAGAACAAGTCGATATGAGCCCGAAAGGTCAACAACAAGTGATCACGCAATCGGGTGATATTCAATGGGTACCGGTTGATGTACCTGTGGTTACTGAGTTCGCTTTGACTGATAAAAGCCAGATGCTGCTAGATGGTAATAGCGCAGGTGCAATTGCAGCGTTCGCATTACCAGGTAATCGTGGCAGTCTCGATATCAAACTAGAGACATTCGTAAACAAAAATCTAGAGTTTTACGCACCTAACGTCGTTGTTATGAACACGGCAGGTGAAACTATTTACCAAGCAGATTTTTCAAAGTTTGAGTACGTGCCAGCAAAACTATTGGATAACGATAAGTTCGTACTTGAAATGAATGTAATTCCAGACATGACAGGTAACGAGTTGCATTTGTTGGTTTACACCACTTCCGATGATCTAAAAGGAAGTTCAGAAGTTCTTCACCCTGCAAAAGCCTTCGCACTGGCAAATCACACTCAGCCGCCAGATATTGCAGATCCTCAAGCGAAACACAGCCCACTTGGTCAGTTCCGCTTCTCAGTATCCGCGAACGATATCGTGAATACTAAAATTGTCGCGAAAAACGACAACATCCCACAAGGTACGGATTTAACCAGCTACTACCACAGCTCGATTAAAGCAGCGGTCGCGGCTAACGATATTCCGAAAGCATTAACACTGCTTGATGAAGCGAAAGAATTGGGCATCAAAGGTGCACAAGAAGTATTTGTGAAAGCAGTAAATACAAAATAA